The segment CCCTACTCCAGACCTTGCAACCAGTGCGCCTAGTCGAGGGCTATGTCTTTCACGATGACTTACATTACGCAGGTCAGGTCGATTGCATCGCTACCTACCAGGGGATCCCCTGTGTGTGCGAATGGAAAACCGCCGATCGCCCCAAGGGTTCAATCGATCGTCTCTACGACTATCCATTGCAGTTAGCTGCTTACTGTGGGGCTGTCAACGCTACCTATGCTGAGTACAACTTAAATATTACCCATGCCTTGCTGGTAGTCGGCATTCCCCATCAGCCTGCGGAGGTCTTTTGGTTTCCACCTGCACAGTTAGCCCCTTACTGGCAGCAATGGCACCAACGGCTCGATATGTACCATCGCCTACAATCACCGATAACTTTGTAGTTGACCTGCATTGACAGTTAACACTTGGGATGAGTTAAGCCATTGAGCATCAAAGGCTCCTAGGTGAGTGGTAGTAATCAGGGTTTGAAAGCGATCGTGAATCACCTCCAAGAGCTGATTTTGGCGCGTTAAGTCCAACTCTGCCAACACATCATCCAGCAATAACAGCGGTGGCTCCTGCACGACCTCTTCAATTAACGTCAACTCCGCTAGCTTGAGGGCTAGGACTAGAGTGCGCTGTTGGCCTTGAGAGCCATACTGACGAGCTGGAGTCCCATTGATCAGAAACTCCACATCATCTCGATGGGGGCCAACTAGGGTGCTACCCTGACGCTGCTCGGCGATCGCCTGCTGCTGAATTTTTTCCAAAAACGCCTGCTGAACTTGGGTTGGATCGTCCACCTTTCTACCATCTATTGCTGATATATCCACGTTGGGGGCGTAATGAAGACTGAGGACTTCTGCACTGTTACTAATGGCGCTGTGCCACTGCTGTGCTAAGGGAGCTAACCGATATAAAGCACGGGCGCGCCGACGGATAACACGGGCACCAATCACAGCTAGTTGGGCATCCCAGGGTGCCAGTTGAGTCGCGATCGAGTCTGTAGGCTGATGATCTAGCTCCCCATGAGTATGCCACCTTTGCCCCTTTATCCCCC is part of the Cyanobacteriota bacterium genome and harbors:
- a CDS encoding exonuclease, giving the protein MVNLPTDHQLSDDPAASKLPRYAANVVRQQGRQWIVRNNGDRLPSVTTILNATRSVDQLEALVAWRQRVGAAAAAQIASTASRRGIGTHRQIQHFLEGQPVDCPPTVKPYWDSFLPLLQTLQPVRLVEGYVFHDDLHYAGQVDCIATYQGIPCVCEWKTADRPKGSIDRLYDYPLQLAAYCGAVNATYAEYNLNITHALLVVGIPHQPAEVFWFPPAQLAPYWQQWHQRLDMYHRLQSPITL
- the recF gene encoding DNA replication/repair protein RecF — protein: MYLKTLSLRQFRNYADQQVDFLAPKTILVGDNAQGKSNLLEAVELLATLRSHRTGRDRDLVQTGASTGQITTLLERDTGLVELAISVRVSGRRTLTRNGETLRRQVDFLGSLSAVQFSSLDLELVRGGPDRRRTWLDTLLIQLEPVYAHILQQYHQVLRQRNALLRGIKGQRWHTHGELDHQPTDSIATQLAPWDAQLAVIGARVIRRRARALYRLAPLAQQWHSAISNSAEVLSLHYAPNVDISAIDGRKVDDPTQVQQAFLEKIQQQAIAEQRQGSTLVGPHRDDVEFLINGTPARQYGSQGQQRTLVLALKLAELTLIEEVVQEPPLLLLDDVLAELDLTRQNQLLEVIHDRFQTLITTTHLGAFDAQWLNSSQVLTVNAGQLQSYR